TCGCGCTGCGCCTCGCCGCCGAGCTCGACATCCGCGTAAACGAAGAACCGTTCACGCTCGACGAGCTCTACGCCGCGGACGAAGCGTTCCTGCTCGGCACGACGGTCGAAGTGATGCCGATCGTTCGCGTCGACGGTCGCACGGTAGCGAACGGCGTCCCGGGTCCGATCGCGCGCAAGCTGCAAGCCGCGTTCGCGAAGCGGATTTAGAAATCCTTCACCATGAATTTGTAAGTTCCGCAAGCGTACTCGTGAAATTCGTCGGGGCGGTCGGTTTGCACCAATTCGGTGCACTCGGCCGTCTTTTCGCGTTTGCGCGCCGATTCGGAGGCGAAAGCGTCCTCGGAGTTGTCGACCACGACGACGTACTTGCCTTCCGCATACGAAATATCGGTATAAATCGGATCCCCTTCGATCGTCGTGTCGACGATCCGCACCGCGTCGTTCCCTCCGCTCGCCGTCACCGCGAGGAACGCGTCGAACCGTTCCAGATTGCTCGCTTCCTCCGGCCCGATGCCGGAATGAACGATGTCCCCTTCGTCGAGCGGCGCCACGGCCGGTTCGGACGTCGAGCAGCCCGCAGCCGTCATGGCGACGACCGCCGCGACCAGACTCCCCAATAGCTTTCTCATCTCGTCACCTCTAGAAGCATTAAACGCACAGGATCTGGAAAAGGTTTCATCCATTCCGGAAATCGTTCGGAATTCGCCCCCTCAGCGGC
The nucleotide sequence above comes from Paenibacillus antri. Encoded proteins:
- a CDS encoding DUF4362 domain-containing protein gives rise to the protein MRKLLGSLVAAVVAMTAAGCSTSEPAVAPLDEGDIVHSGIGPEEASNLERFDAFLAVTASGGNDAVRIVDTTIEGDPIYTDISYAEGKYVVVVDNSEDAFASESARKREKTAECTELVQTDRPDEFHEYACGTYKFMVKDF